A window of the Penaeus vannamei isolate JL-2024 chromosome 19, ASM4276789v1, whole genome shotgun sequence genome harbors these coding sequences:
- the LOC113800366 gene encoding serine protease inhibitor 88Ea, producing the protein MMKWLSAAVVLLAVTSVQPQCFSENDDLSIPPSNDLSGIADFGLELFKEIFPYNSSSNFFFSPYSVWNALTLAYFGSSGNTQAELERVLRVEDKVTTLKNWRTLEFLYDMRQTNNSDYTFKVANRAYFDSTVNLTGCVGDILTNELQVVDFTKTEEAAGTINNFVSNTTKGRIPSLVEAKDLINAKMVLANAAFFKGTWLYQFKKSATRPHLFYSSQNDYTFVDMMTQKGNFRHGVSEELGAHILELPYTGEAISMYILLPPFISGEQGFNAMVENLNATTLHYAIDDMWRLEVEVVIPKFKLEQMVGDELMESLSRMGISDLFTPGAADLSSFADDTDLSVGRSIHKAFVEVSEEGTEAAAATAFISLRIARPVGPEKFECNHPFLFVIYDNLTKNILFMGAYKNPKA; encoded by the exons AT GATGAAGTGGCTCTCGGCAGCGGTCGTCCTCCTGGCGGTGACCTCAGTCCAGCCTCAGTGCTTCTCCGAGAACGAtgacctctccatcccccccagCAACGACCTCTCCGGTATTGCGGACTTCGGCCTCGAGCTCTTCAAGGAGATCTTCCCCTACAACTCCTCGagcaatttcttcttctctccgtatAGCGTGTGGAATGCTCTGACTCTCGCCTATTTCGGGTCGAGTGGGAACACGCAGGCGGAGCTCGAGCGCGTGTTGAGGGTCGAGGACAAGGTCACGACGCTCAAGAACTGGAGGACGCTCGAGTTTCT gTACGACATGAGGCAGACTAACAACAGTGATTACACTTTTAAGGTCGCCAACCGCGCTTATTTCGACTCGACCGTGAACTTGACTGGTTGTGTGGGTGATATTCTTACGAATGAACTGCAGGTGGTCGATTTTACAAAG ACCGAGGAAGCCGCCGGGACCATCAACAACTTCGTGTCTAACACCACCAAGGGCCGCATCCCGTCCCTGGTGGAGGCGAAGGATCTCATCAACGCCAAGATGGTCCTGGCCAACGCCGCCTTCTTCAAGGGCACTTGGCTCTACCAGTTCAAGAAGTCGGCCACGCGCCCCCACCTCTTCTACTCCAGCCAGAACGACTACACCTTCGTCGACATGATGACGCAGAAGGGCAACTTCAGGCACG gcGTGTCTGAGGAGCTCGGAGCCCACATCCTGGAGCTCCCCTACACCGGCGAGGCCATCTCCATGTACATCCTGCTGCCTCCTTTCATCAGCGGCGAGCAGGGCTTCAACGCCATGGTGGAGAACCTCAACGCCACCACGCTCCACTACGCCATCGACGACATGTGGCGCCTCGAGGTGGAGGTGGTCATTCCCAAGTTCAAGCTGGAGCAGATGGTCGGGGACGAGCTTATGGAG TCCCTGTCTCGCATGGGCATCAGCGACCTCTTCACCCCCGGCGCCGCTGACCTGTCGAGCTTCGCGGACGACACCGACCTCAGCGTCGGCCGCAGCATCCACAAGGCCTTCGTCGAGGTATCTGAGGAAGGCACAGAAGCCGCAGCGGCCACCGCCTTCATCTCCCTGAGGATCGCCAGACCTGTAGGACCGGAGAAGTTCGAGTGcaaccaccccttcctcttcgtcATCTACGACAACCTCACCAAGAACATCCTCTTCATGGGAGCCTACAAGAACCCCAAGGCTTAA